In Setaria italica strain Yugu1 chromosome IX, Setaria_italica_v2.0, whole genome shotgun sequence, the genomic stretch CCGCCaaaccgagctcaggtgagcccccgcacccctccggccacttgttgccccatcctcgccggcgaaccgccgggaatttccccgccgccgccgcgcgcgccccggggaCTACATTGCATCGTCCCtgttctttccaggggcctgggcgcaaaactcagggacccctgCGTAGTTAAACCTTAAACCCAGGGGCTTGCTTGCAATTTGCCACGGCTTTTCTTTTATATAATAGGTAGAAATATggttgaactttggaaatgcctagtaaatcgtagaaaaatcataaaaataccaaaccacttttgttggaatccttgctctgtctagttcctaagaaaaataagtttgctcatgttactgtggtaaataatatcctatgcttttaatcatggtttaggccttttaaatcctaataaatagaagaacagtgggaaaaatatgaaaccaactctgtgatgcttgtttctctGTGTAAAAGTttagaaaaatggttagggctcttGTCTAGCACTTTAAATCACTGTTTTGACTTTAAATTGGGAATCTAagtataaatcttcctttttgcataagttttgatccagagctcaaAAAAATGTGGaactagttgggttaattttgttttgctgtgaagtttgcaggaaaaatataaattgttgtgcaaatcagaaagaaaaacaccttccttgcTAAGTATGTTTTATTAAAAAGggaaatagagtaaatagtcaaccttctccaaaaattattaaaaattcaccaaagctcctgtaacctACCCTTAATACACTGGTTATGTTTCACCCCCTGTTGCACAgtaactttgaagatagaaaaagttaagtttATTTTACCTTTAATAGTAAAATGCATGTAACTTCTTTTTAAGTCATCATTTGGCCCCCAAGCTTTTACAGTaacctagtgatggcttaattgaggtgctgtaattttatcAATGCCTTTAACCACTATATGGATATGAAGTCATTTcggttaattaatcaacctaaaggaataaaaggaaagcaCAAATTCTAATTcgataaataagtggaaattgaaagaggtacataaaaacattcagaagtaagtaattattctaatgcacccaaaccacccaaacacgacctctcactctctttatgcaactctaaatgcaagaaaactatatatgtacacaatcctTTCCCTGAGCTGTGGAACTACGAGGAGGGGCTTAAAGTTTGAAGTTAAAAGAAAGTAAACCTCACCAAATTGTTGTGGCTGTTGTGACTCTTTGTCttaagccatgccttgtgtCGTTGAATAAACGCATGAGTCCAACTAAacgtttgcatgtgcatgtcgtatagaagcaaatctcgccgacggaacctacgagctccacccgacACCGGagaagaccccgctgcggagattcaccacttggaaggcgagcccgaaccggagcaagatcctgaggacccgctaacttttcctgaaggcaagccccagtgcatgaattccctgttttacttttatgccaATTACAATGcgtatgattgtgcatttacgtttgtaggagttgattgaaaccgtagatgcatgaacttagtaccttgatctgaatactagttgctaaggtcgagtagttgcaatgcttaataggtctcggtaaaagtcgagtgatttcctgtcactcgtgagttataggaattgaatgttttatttatgttgcaactataaggacgacggacggggtcgggcttatgttcgatacttggtggtttgccccatctgtctaaatgaaattggactaaggttgaaacgtgtcggtgttcatgatcaagtgtttgaaagtactaatctcatacctagtatgggatggggaagcctggtacctgattgaacttggacgtggcttatactcctgcttaGTCCTtcgaacgtcgttcccatggtgcatcatgtgggtgcaatggcggtcacagtacgacagagaccgggactgtggagcattgcatgctaaaGGCAGTTTGGCcttgacacgtgcctaagggattgatggggacggctgacaaatgaagcgaccctctgtggtgcgcggatgtcgtgagattaggttcgccatgcatggttaataaattcgaatcgattcgtctgcctctcacagtttgggactacttgatcgctattctgcactgaggaacgatgaaacatgattacgagatgaagttgatgcttgttatttaactgcttggaaatcatgtttgtttagtataagttgctaatctagactggataaagaacgtagaacatgagctaaaatattcaaagtaaggaccgactttagatgcttttggcaaagaaatcctagagccagaaagccttgcatgtctaggtcttggtcaAGCTTTTCactcgacgggtcagtcttgctgagtattagttgctcagccttgttgtggcttaatcttttcaggtgatgtcaatagtttggttgctggtaccacttggcctacccagctccctccgggctggacagtcgagtgggatccctacTCGGAtggcgagggaagggatttttgatgtcatgatcggctccgtcgtgatgtcatgtatcgacgtttagcttccgcttgttttatcaGACTTTTCGAACCCTGCAACTtatttgaatttcagaaacttTGATGTGATAATTTGTGAgactaagttaatgtgatggaatgttgtaatctctgtgctactcaccttcgtgtgagcgatgcttcttgATCCTGTtgatgtggtttatcggatgaaatccgatggtcgaccaggttggcttgcttaaagtgcatgatcgcgtgtcaggcgactccaatgcattttagtcacgttaatttgggcggttccgccacaacctTCCTCTTCAATAGCTTTCTTTCTAGTTCTGAGTGTGTATTAAAAACGGAGTTTATGCTACACACATCATAACTCACAGCCTATATTTACATGCTTTTTATGATAGAACTTTTCATAGCCAACCTACTTGAAAGGCCTAGCCACAAGAGTGCCTCCCCGATAAGTGGTTGTCTACTTCCTTGAAGCCCTACTTCCCTTGAGAATTTCTTTAAACAAGTATTGGCATAGGAAAAGGGGATTctataaaattagaaaaaaaaagcatgtgcttgacacacaacatttacattcatcactgaataaattttagtagtttcaatattccacaatatgctacataatgtatgcatattttttttaggTGCAGCTTTGgcgacgactctccaggacgttcagcgtacctccaatggctccgctagctcccaggctcgggagctaaacgccaattactactcggaatatctccagtggcttagctagcttccaagctcaggggctaagtgccaaataactactcaacgtggcttctacggctcacctgCCGCATAAGCTCGGGTGCTAGACGCCACAATACAACTCGGATgatgtcagtgtttagacccggcaacctaccgaggggggtggccgaggtagtgttttggttagtggggctcgtcgagatctagaactcgaaggtaaatacagacacacgatttagacaggttcgggcacctgaatagcgtaataccctacatcctgtgtgagGATGTAGGTtcgattgaattgctttggagggggtccctacctcaccaTATATTACCGGGGGCACGGTTACAGGTCCGGTTACAAGaaaactagtcggatttgactagaggAGTTTTATTCGCATTATTACGAGtaattttcctaatcctcgactagttcttatctttccacgtagactacgccgtcctgcgccatagtctccatatcagatacgtctcggtgtccagctccatatttaggactgtccaaaccttttggtggaaaAATAGGAataaatatatttataaattcaaaatatttctaaaaatataACTAATAAACATATTTATACattcaaaatatgtaaaaacAAGAAAATTAGAAGCTAATTTCTATATGGTTTGGGAAGTACAAAAGCTAAATAAAGAGTCCACTCAAAATACAACTAATAAtaactaaatttatttttaaaataatgaGAAAATGCTTTTCCAAAAGCCCTCGATATTGGTAATAAAAATCCTTAAATAAACAACCCATTTAGAATATAATAAGTAAAAATACAAGTTtccaaataaaataatataaaatatgTTCATGTAAAAGGTCAAATAATCAAATCTATTTAAACCAATCGACAcaaataatataataatataagGTAATTTATCATCATAACAAAAATTCACATTAAAAAATGTACATCTTCATAAAAATctaaaaataaattatattcCTATAAAAATGTATAAATCTTTATGTTGCTTCAATAAATACCAATAAAATATATTCCTTTATAAGGTATCTGTGTTCTCTTTAATTTATATTCATAAAGAAATTTCACAAAATATGGCAATAGAAAAATGTGATAATAATTTGATCAGTTACAATGACAGGACTAACACAACTGTATATATCCGTTTATTTTAAATAAAGCATCCGAATATTAACAATAATAAAAAGCTAGCTACCCATATTATTTGCGTGGGCATCTTGCTAgctatcttaatacaatagtgttaaaagaaaccATCACATTCGTCGAGAGAGTTTAGAAATTTCCACGTTAAttagaaaaaagagaagaatatagaCCGTTGGATTTTATAATGATCTAATAGACCCAAAGAGTTAATGTCAATACAATGAAAGCTTTATATAAAACTAAAGAATCCGTATGATGGCCAAATCATATATATGTTTGTCTCCCTTATCCAAGCAAACGAATATCCGGCCAAATCTCCACCCAAAATAGCAGCTCAATCTTCGTCTCTTTTTACATGTAGTGGGAAACGGAAATATATGGAAAGATATAGGAACTGCCCCTTGATACATACACGACCATCATCCCTCTACATCAAGTATGCATGTCTCAACTGTCTTTCAATCTTATTTTCCTTTGAATCTTTTTATCTCTCAATTTTTCTTCAAATGTCAAGTTCGTCCCTTAACTTTCACAAGGGTATTTTAGTCCTCCAACTTCTCTTTCTTTGGTTCCATCTAGTCCCTCGTTCTTGATAGCCCATTCACGTTGGTAGGGGCGAAGCTAAAGCTTGCTGTTGGGTATAAAATTCTACTAATCCTACATAAAGTACTGTTTGTTATCGTTTATTAGCCTTGATGACCCCGGTGGCCATCATTGCTGGCTTAGCACCTGCACGTTGGCATGTTATGTCATCCAAATATGCTTAAGGAAAGACTATTCTTCTTTTGTGCATGCTTCATACTACAACTCAACGGTGGACGACGGTCGTTCCTTTTTGTTTAAAATGATGGGTGTTTTGTTCAGACAAACAATTGGTAATTGAGAATCACATTTTTTTGACAGTCACctatattttcttttctgttgaaGTGAGTGATCTGGCATGTTAGAGTGGATGGTTAGTCGGGACGAGGGATGAACCTGAAAATAAAAATTGGGGAAAGAAGTTGGGCCCATTAAAGTTGAGGTACGAATGGGACACATGATATCTGACCTTGGATCAGTTATCAGTATAGAGCTACAAACTTCTTTGTAAGACAGGTACGGCGTACCCTCAAATATCCCACCTATCTCGCCCAACGTTGACACCTGTCTTCCTTCGCTTTTTCTTGACATGGGTGCGTTTGTGTGAGGCTGAAACGAAAGGAGAAACTGCATCGTGGGCACGGCCGAACCGTCTCCGCGTCTCGTTTTCAGCTCGCGGTTACGTACGAGCTCTCGATCAACACTCTACACTCTAAATATGGttccctctccctttctcccACCAAACCCCACCACCCCAATACACAACATCCATTTCACATGCTTCCAAAAAACCCATCACAAACAACTTTTTCGCCTCCAAATACATCATGAAAATATGCTCCCGTATATGCATCTCGATAGATACACATATAAACTGCCAAGTAAAAGTTTCCAATCATTCAGCGTAATTGATCAGCGTGCGAAATCGCCGATTTGGTTCACACTCTTAACGCGAACAAACCACAAGATGATCGAGttatagaaatgtcaaaaaaaaaaggcgtaCCTAATGGAGAGAATATACATCATATAGTTCTTCTATCATGTCATGAGAGTGACTTGCCCTCACAAAAAAAGCACTTCTTTCGCCATGATCACAACATCGCAACTCGATCTCTTCCAAGCACAAGCTAGCTCGTGTGCTAGCTATCTCAGCCCAGCCAGGCAGCCGTTGCATTGCCtggttcttcttcctcctctcgtcGAGTGTTTAGGCCGTTTGAGCAATGCACTGATAGCCAGATAACAGAGAAGCCTGTatttattaatttattatattaattattatatatCGATCCATATTTATCTCGTGTCCATGGAGTCCTACGGCGGCGGGTCCCCGCGGCCGCGGTCGTCGGCGTCCTCGCGGCGACcctgcgcggcggcgacgacggcctcccgcgccggctccggcgccttCGTCTACGACGGCATGCGCGCGACGCCGCTTTCCACGTCCGCGGCCAACTTCACGCGGTCCCTCCGCAAGGCGGCCTCCTTCGCCCACAAGAAGCCGCTGCCCAgcgccgacgcgccgccgccgcggcgcacgcTGAGCAGCAAGGAGAATAGCGGCAGCAGCCCTGGCGACGCGGCGCTCCTGATGATGTCGCCGCGCCGGTCGATGCCCGAGCCTGGGGCCGCCGCAGCGAGGGGCCCTTGGgagccgacgaggcggaggcggagcactaccgggacgacgacgacggatgACGCGGGGGCCGGGAAAGGGCCGTCCGGCCCGCTGCGGGAGATGATGGCGCCGCGCAGGAAGGAGGAGCCcgagaaggaggaggccgcgcACCGCGCGCGCATGCTGACGGCGCGGCTGCTCCAGTGGAGGTTCGCCAACGCGCGCATGGAGAAGGCCATGGCacgcgccacctccgccgccgaggTGAGCCATCAGCATGCCGCCTGCAGATTTCTCGATAGTTCCGTTTGATTTCTCACGGGCGCGGCGCGTGCACGCAGAACAAGCTGTTCTACACGTGGCTGCGCGTGGCGGAGCTGCGCAACATCCAGGCGGCGAAGCGGATcgtggcgcagcggcggcggcagaagcTGAAGCTGGCCCGGCTGCTGCGCCCGCAGCTCCCACTGCTGGCGTCGTGGGAGCCCCTCTCTAGGCCGCACGTCGACGCCACTGCCGACCTCGGCCGCGTCCTCTCCGCGGCCTGCACCAGCGTCCccttggccgccggcgcggaggccgaCGTGGAGTCGCTGCACGAGACCGTGTTCTCCTGCGTGGGCACCGTCGACGAGATCGAGGCCATCGTCGACACCTTCTACGCCAAGGTACGCAGCGCACGCATCTACTCTTAGGACACGCATTGCGAATCCGCACGCTCATCAGCTAGATCGATCACGATTTCGTATACAACACACGTGTGCTTGCAGGCCGGCGCGACGAGCGGCGCGCTGGGCGAGCTCGCGCGGACGATCCAGCAGGAGGTGGAGTGCCTGGAGGAAGCGACGCGGCTGTCTAGCATCGTCACCGGCTTGCAGGTGGGTGCCCGGTCATTCTCGAGAGATGATGTCTCGGCATCTCGCCGT encodes the following:
- the LOC101763784 gene encoding QWRF motif-containing protein 7; the protein is MESYGGGSPRPRSSASSRRPCAAATTASRAGSGAFVYDGMRATPLSTSAANFTRSLRKAASFAHKKPLPSADAPPPRRTLSSKENSGSSPGDAALLMMSPRRSMPEPGAAAARGPWEPTRRRRSTTGTTTTDDAGAGKGPSGPLREMMAPRRKEEPEKEEAAHRARMLTARLLQWRFANARMEKAMARATSAAENKLFYTWLRVAELRNIQAAKRIVAQRRRQKLKLARLLRPQLPLLASWEPLSRPHVDATADLGRVLSAACTSVPLAAGAEADVESLHETVFSCVGTVDEIEAIVDTFYAKAGATSGALGELARTIQQEVECLEEATRLSSIVTGLQMQEVSLRANLIQAKQRLRLGPAVAAPAFAASGWCF